The DNA sequence TGAAGTCAAACATGTTCTCATGCATTATGAAAGTTAGTAAGAAAACATATGAATGACAAGCACACTTTAAGATTGGCCTTATGTTATGGATGAATGTGCAAGTCACAGACTCAAGTGTGGTCCACCATATGAATGATATGATGTTTTGTGATAATATgaacccaagcgtgtttcattACATGTTATGATACATTAGACGacgccacggactcaagcgtggtttaCCATATGTTATGTGATAACATGGACCCAAACGTGTTTCACTACATGTTATGATACGTAAGATGGTGTCATGGACCCAAGCATGGTTTACCCTATGTTAAGATATGTTATATACGGTCAACGACAATTGGGCCAATGCACACATGTTAGGATAGCCACTAAGTAAAAGACAAGATGAATAAGTTATGTACGAATGATAGGAAATGCATGGAGTCAGTCATTCATGCATCCACGTTACATGTATTGCCATGATTATGTTTGATTTCGCTTGCGTTACCAATGAATGATTTATATgttatgtgtatgtgtgatgacgtaagttttcaaaattaagccTAATGTTAAACTAAGTTACATTTACAATATGATGTGCTcttactgagtcttcgactcatttggttgtttctctatttttatgttttaatgtccCAGATGATGATTTCGTGAATACAGAGCATAAGTGCTAGGAGTAGAATAGATTTCTAGAGGCTTAGTGCATGATTTAGACATTTAAGCAGTGTTGATATCACATAGAACTAGCTTatgtcatttattttatttttcaggttTTATGTTATGAAAGACTGTCATGCTAGATAAGTTTTATGATCCAATAGATGAGGTATTTTATGAGACTGAATCTCTTTACGGGGCATTATGTTACAAATGTACATAATATTCTTAACCTACAGTAAGGGGTGTTACAGCAAACCTGTGGATGACTCTTTACTAGAGGTTTTTACATCTTAAGCCAAAGAGACAACTTGGTGATATGTCCAATGATTATGGGTAATAGAATATTTTCTACACTAGAGCACGGGAGAATGGCATAATTGCAGTACGTATGGAGTTCATGAGTTATACCCCAAACTTTGTAAAGAGTTTATTTTGCTATTTaaggttattattttatgtggagtTTTAAGGTAAAAATTGAGATGAAGTTATTATGAGGCTTTTAATATGGACCCATTGTTGAGGTTTACATTTTTTGAGTCTAGAATTGAGCCCCGGGCCCACGAATTAAGCCCAATTGAGGTTATTGGACAATATTGGATAAGCCACAGGCCCAGAAAATTATTTCAGGATGACTGGATTTTATTGGGCCCAATAAGTTGATTGAAATGCATTTAAATTATTGGGCAAGCAGATCCATTTTATCAGGTAATGGGcttgagaaattatttataaactcaAATGTTTATTTGAGAAGTTGGGCTTATTTTGGACTCAAGACCTGGCTCATTGGAATTCATTAAATActtggcccataaaaatataggcaaagcccaagaaATTGGTTAGGTCTATTTAATGCCCAACCTACTTTTTAAGCCCAAGGGAATTACTAGAAGCCCACAAAGGACCCAAGAAAAAGTCTAGGACCCATTGGGAAATAGAGGATGATTTAAGTGTTTTGGGTTTTTAACTAGGCAGCGCGTAGGTTGTGTGCCTATTTTTCTAGGTAATCAATTACGCGccagaaatattggattaacgcAACGAGGTAAGTAACATGATCATACCTCTACGCAATTTGTACAGTAAATGAATATTGTTCTCTAAAAGTATTATGTATGTAAGACCCTTTGATGGATGCCCCTTTTTACATACCCAAGTCATGAAGGAAGTGATTTTTACTGCCATGATAAATCATAAATGCCATGATTTTATGTACATGTTTCATGTCATTCTGCGTTACACATGCACTACgataatttatgattttatgtgattcccatgcattacaatattttatgacaagtcatattttatatagttcCCAAGTATCACAATATTATATGAACAGctatgattttttgtgaattcCATGCACTATGACAAGATATGATAAGACAAAATACGACAAGAAAGCATGCGAGTCTGATCATGAATGAGGTATGATTCATGAATGTTATGATATGTACTATGGTACCATGAGGTaagggcatattgcattgccaggatAGACACGCTGGTAGTGTGCCCAGTGTTGTCATCCACGTGTGGATTCCTAGCCTGTGGCCATAAACGGAATTAGAATCTTCACTAACCCTAACTCATGGGAGTCAATAGTAGGTACCGGGCAATAAAGAAAGTGGAAGGCAAGTTAAGGCATTTTTGCACAGATCGTGTTCAcgtttatttatgtatttataagtATGCacttttttcaagaaaaccctatgtttatattatatttactatatgatgtattgcttattgagtatttgactcattttttgtgcttttatgTTTTAACCACCCCAGGTGAGGATTATTACGATGATAGAGCTCCAAGATTTGACTTGACCCAGGGAGACAAGGCATAGGGAGAGGAGGCAAAGGCCTAGACAGTTCATGATATGTTTAGTTTCATGTTTTCagtttaataaacaaattttgttAAGCACATAAAACTTGAATgattttaataagtgcttccacaaactcttttttatgttttcaatattttaataaagaaggatttttgtttattttatgaaatcttttataCCGAGCTTCTATGTAAGTGTTCAAAGGTTAGTAGCACTCTAGGTCCCCTAGATTTCCAAAAATGGCTTTGTTCATAACCCTAGGGGGAAGGGGTGTTACAAATATTGGGGTGAATACAAATGGTCATATAAACAGTAAGATCATGCtcaaattttattgagtttatcATGTGATTATAGATCTGATTCAAGTTCTACTTTGTTAGATGGATGCCACAGTACTCTGTTTAGATGTGGAAGATAAATCACTAGGATGCAaatgcaaacaaattaaaatgcaGATGTATGTTGCAAGAGCACTCACCAAATCCATACCCAATCATCAGCCAAAGAAAATATCCATTTGACATTCCCTTCTTATTTGCTTTGTCATAtctaagacaaaaaaaaaaaaagccagaaaaaaaggattaaaatgaaaattatccATGAAAACAATTTTCAGAGTAAAGCGTAAAAAAGCTAACAAGAATTCTTTAACAACATAAATGCATTATCCCTGTATCTAACAAAAGCTCACAAAGCATAAAAAACCTAATTAAGTTTCAGACGCTCAATCCTAAAAGCACAAGTATCCGTCAGTGCAGCCTTAGTGGTCAATGTGTGGGTTTGGAATGAGCTGTAAACTCAAACATCCTGAATTCAATTCTGTACTAGGAGTTCTTCTGATTAGATACATGGTCCCGGCAGATAGGGTTATGTATTCTGGATTTACTTTCCAAGCCCTAAAGGGTCTTGCCTTGGTGAGGTTCCAaatcattaaaagaaatttaaaagtattGGCCATTCAGCAATGCATTCAGAATGAGCTTTCGATTGAAACTGACCACCCTAGAGTCAAGTAAGCTCTAGTGAAAAGGAATCCCTGAAGTTTATAACATTCTTCAACGCAGTAGTTTCACATCACAGTCAAAAGTACACCAAACTATTACCTGAAAGCAAAAGATATAAGCAATCCAGGAAATATAATGTCCCCAAAGCCAATCATATCATAACCACCCCAGGGGTCAAAAATACGAGGGACTCTCAAAAGCATGGGAATGGATTCTCCGCCACTGTTGTCACCTCGAGCAACCTACAGACAACAATGAAAACTCATTCAAACAACACATATATAAAGAAGTCATGCATTCATAATACAACcatctaatatattatgtaatcaccaaaagttttgaatatcaCAGAGATATGGCAATGCGGAAAGATTCATCATACAAAAATTTATAGCAAAGTGAGAAGAGTGAAAAACATGCACGCATACAAAGGTATGTGCGTGTATGAATATACACACATGCTTGCTCAAAATGCCACCATTCATCACATGGTTACAATGAAGTTTAATAACAAAGTCCATTGCCTAGTCTAAACATTCTTATCTAAGTTTCTTGTAAGTATAAAATCAAATGCAAAGAGTTGCACCTGCTGAGAAACATTCTTATCTAAGTTTCGttcagaaaaagaagaaaacgcCAACATTCAACCCATTGTTACAAAAAAATTGCCACATGATGATGGGAGGTGTGGAGTCAGAATTTGAATGGAAATTAAGGTACTGGTGATGGTGCTCATGAAGTAGGAAAGGAGAGAAGTGGAGGACTGTAGATGAGAGGGTCAAGTAGTAGCATATCTCCACGGTCCTACCCATGTAAAAGGCCTAGAATTATATATGTTGCAAGACCCACCTTGGTCAGTTCCCAGTCTGGATTGCCAAAAACAGTAATAAACTATTGTAGAGAATATCCATACGTGATCAATATAGAGCAGTATCTAGACTAAAACTTGCAATTTCTGacagaacaaagaaaaaaaataaagttccaGGCAttagtaatttttaaatattgattttgccTCTccctattgaaaaaaaaaagcatttagCCATGGTATTTTATTTCCAACTGCTAGTTATCTACAAATGTAATCCCTGTACTTTACAGTATATCATGTTAATGTacacatttaaaataaatttcttattgtACATACTTAAAGTGACCCAAATGAATGTTTCATAAGTAACCAAACAAGTGATTAAACTAAACGTACCCCATACCATGTACATAAAGTATCAGACCTAGTTCccactagaaaataaaatttgatatgtTACAATTAACAATGATATAACCGTTTCCCCTCCCATTAACAATTAGAATAAATGaacataagatttttatttcaattcataaatATACATACATGCTTATAGTAGATaggaattttataatattcataaACACAACTAATTTGATAGACCTTTGTCAGAAAAATCAGCAGTAAGTACTACAAGAAAAGAATTAGGAGGCTATGCACAGCTAGTCCATGGTATAATATAGGTATGCCCATTTTTCCCAGCTTGTCTAAATTtgcacatatatttatatatatgtagtccGGTTTAATCACAATCAAATTACTCAACAGTACAAGAgtatcatgttatgttcattAGCAATTTTATATCCAGACAATTCAAAGAGTTCCAGTACTTCTTtctaaatattgtaaaattattctcattaatACCAACTGACATGAAAAGCcagtacataaaaataaatatacagatTGAATCCGGATCTCACCCCCTTCATCCTTTGTGGTAAGTTCATCCCAATCATCCTGGAGAAACAAAGGAATGCATACCTCTAAAAGAACttcaaaaacaaaacttcaaatttatcCACAAATATGCCAAAAAACACGAGCTGCAACTAAAACCCATCCAAACAACTAAATCCCAAATAGACTTGCTGcaatctttctctctctcactctcccctTGAGAGCAAGAGCTGCTTAGAGGGAAACTAGCAAGCAGTTCCTTCCTCGGTCTGCCTGTATATCATAATGACCAAGGGACACGTCGGCCACATCTACagtatactctaaaaggacagATTAATGTTACAAACGGAACTCATTGTATTAGCTTATGAGGCCAAGTTTGCCTTGTAAAGATTCCATTGAAGACTAGGCAACATGCTCCGTAACAACTCACCAATCCAACATGGACTTAGTAATTAGGTATGTCACatgatttacaaaaaaatccaCATATCCTTCTAGATATTTTaggacttataaaaaaaatcaaactcaaaaGTATATTATGGTATAACACATAACTAAATGTAATATCAAGTATTTTTAGGTCCAATTACAGAAAACAAGCATGGGAAACTTGAGCCACAATCaccaacataataaaaaaacttaaggCGCCACAAGACATCCAGTCATCACAAGCCGctctaaaaaattttcttccttCCATTGTTCCCGTAAATCAATAAGGAATATAATAGAATGAGTTGCATAGCTTGAAATAAGAGAAACGAACTTGcaatttaacaataaaagaaaaagcaaacttatcaaaaaaaaaaaaagaaaaaagaaaaagcaattaCAAAGAGATTAAAACTTACCACAATCATAACACTCTCGTTGAAGATTGCTTCAGATATGAACACCCAAAAGATGTCATAGATAAACGCACAACAAAGAAGTACAGTAGCAACCTGCAGTATCAAAATGCTATCATGATATCATAATGAATTCGGGATGGAAAACACGAACACAAACTACTTACATACCTTGACATTGGGTAATCGGGCAATCTGTAAGACTGTTATAATCAAGCAGATACCCTGAGAAGAATGAATCAGTGTCATAGTGGAAAGAGAGAAGCAAGAAGGATTTGAACAACTTTGTGTCTCAATTCAGATTGCTTCATGTGCAGCCAGTATACAACATATTTCAGCAAAAACCAATAGATTTAGAAAAGTACAAAACATTATTGTTTGTAAAACGTGACCAACATAGGAGGCAGACCCGTTTTCCTACAAAGGTGCATACTACATGTTGTATAATATTGACAAAGCTCAGTGACACAGGACTTTGAATGCTCGAGGTTTCTGTGCTACATACAACAGCTAATACATGACCAAACTAGTTCGGATTACGAAGATGAGTAAGATCTATTCCATCCTACAAGGCTATGATCATTCTAGGTTAGAATTTAAAacaggtttagattttttttttttttttaaaaaagaatgagaaatatAAAATTCCAACTGTGTAAATTTAGGCATGCTTACATTTAGAACCAACTGATATATCTACATTCCTCTCTGACTCATCTACAGCTAAAAATAATGAAGAGCTTTAGAAccagaaaaaaaatccatgacGACCTTGTGAGAAAGGAGAACGAACCAAGatttctaattaaatattacatgGGTTCTAAATCCCAGCAGAAATTCGTACACCAAATACATTAGCCTGATCCATTGCACACCTGTCTTATGTAAgataaccaaataaaaaaactactaCTTCATCTTGCTTGCCAATTCCAACATGTAAGACTAatacaaaaggaagaaaagcaGAGCAAATTCCATATCCAATTCAGAACTCAACATAAACATGTATCCAGTAGTTTGAAATTCCGGATTTTAGTAAATCAACGCATTTATTTCAAACAAGATAGAAGAAAATAGCCTAGCACACAGGTACTGAATCAAACTTACAAGAACATCTTGACCGAACCATGAATACGATGACTTTCGAGTAGCAGCCCAGAAAATTGCAAATGCCATACAGAACAATAGGACCACAAGTGACACAATTGAAACCTCCCCAACAAGAGGCAAATTCACTATCGTTTGCCCATAGTTTCTGCATTTTCTGCTTAACaaacagtaaaataataatgaatgatAGTGTAGATGTAATTCCCAGTTAGTTTGATAGGTTTAgcagaaagaaaaattagtaaTCTGTGTACCTTAACATCAGGCTAACTATACAAGCATGCATtccctgaaaaaaaaatttatcaatgcAGCAACATTGATGTGATTGCAAAAGCAATATAAACAAATAGAAAcccaaaaagagagaatgatctATACCTGCCCTGAAACAACTTAACTCAACTAAGCTTTAATTCCAAATATATTGGCCAGCTCTATATCCTCCTTGACTGATCTAAGAGGTACCTCTTCTCATATATGTTTACAATAAGCATTTCCAAGCATGAAAGGCGGCATTTACAATAAGCTTTCATTCCAACTAAGCTTCATCTAACTTCTATTCTCATATATGTTAACAATAAGCATTTCCAAGTATGAATTTATTgtcaataaaaaatgaaagttatataattatggatccattttttcaacataaaatatttatatttattttacatggtTTAATCAAGATATTTGCATACCTGATATTGGAAAAATTATCAATCTTTTGCTGTTTGATTGAAGCCCTAAGAATAATCCTTTCCAATGTTTGGCTCATAGGGGAAATCATTAACCAACATGATCACCAACCAAGAAATGATTATAGTTAAGTTTGTTACAGTTGCAACGTAATGAGAGAAAGAACTACTCCTAAAGCTTCTAATGGTCTTCAAATTTTCCCTTTCATggtttatatttaagaaatataaaagttAACGAAATTCCACAATGGAGGAGTATGTGCTTGGTCATTGAGTTATGTGCTTGGGTAAATCCACCTACAAGATTAAGCTTTCAGGTTTAATGCCTTAACAGTATGTTGTTCTTGGACTCCACATGCTTGGCTTATTTGGTTTTGGTGGTTGGGCTAAATTGAGCCATTCCGATCTGTTAGACTTGTTATGTTTTTGTCGTGGTGAAACGAAGCTCCAAATTCACTAGAAGTTGATACTtcactccattttttttataactaatcttaaatcttaaaataagaaGAACCCAAAAACCATTAAAGTGAATATAATGTTTAGACAAAAACGGATATTTCGGTCATGCAAGAATTGTCTCAATTCAGCCTGAGAAACaagataaacaaataaatacctAAGTAAACAGACACTGAAAAGAGCTACCTTACCTCAACACCACCAATGCAGAAAAGTACGATCAGCACCCACACAAACCAGgaagacataaaaaaatataaaagcagcAGAAATGCTGATGCCATGATGACAAAAACTATAGCACCCTTGGCACTAATATCGAGGACTTCCTTCTCAAGATCGTCAAACATTGTCTCAGCTTTGGAAGATTCCTACTCaatgaaagaaaatacaatTCAGTTCCAAGAAGTCTTCCCCGTAACCACAAAACAATATTCGATAGTTGTAGAATTAAAGAATgggaaaaagagaagagaaagcaTTTTGATGGAAaaccaaaatctcaaaaatatagaataaatgcgaatatgggattttttttttcttcaaatttgtacGTTCATTCATGTCTCACACTCAATTCACTAATGACATAATTATTCTTTCTGAAGCATGCACTCATAGTGTAGATGTTTCCAATTCTAAAGTGTAGGAGATGGAAGGATTATGTTCTAGTTCTAGCAAGGTATCTAAAATTCCGCTCTATAATTTCAACAATTATTCAAAGGCATTTTTAGTGAAAACTTGAGATTTTAGCAGACTATCAATGAAAAGATAATATATAACTATGATGTATGAAGGAAATTGAAGGACAATGAAGAAACAAAGTTAGGAACAAGTAGCCAATATGATATAAATAGAGGGAAGTGTGGCAATTCgagtaaagaagaaaataagcTGGCACCGAATGGATCAATCACATTCAAAGAACAATGATGCAATGAGGTAAGAGATTGACTTAAATCAAGTTGATGGAGCAAAAGTGTTAAGGGACCGGAAAGCACTCGGGaggcataaaacataaaaaggtAGATGTTGCAACAAAGGGCATGATCACAAGAGTAACATTGAAAATGGCCTTAGATAGGGCCAAACAGCTGGACCATTAGCTGGGCCTACAACTTAGATAATATACAAATAGAGTAGAAACATCATTTGCAGGTGCAAATATATAGTAACAATCTTATTTCAACAAGGTGTAAACATGATCCCAATGCTGACCCATAATTACATCTTCGACCCAAAAATTCAGATATATGGTAAAAATCCACCTACCTGTATGATGTAGAACCCCCAACGATTtatggaaacaaaaagaaaatagaatataaatagCCTGGCAGGTAGGGTTGGAGTTTCCATCAAGGGCCACAaatcaatatgaaaaaatacGACTTCAAAACTGAGCTTCCTAGAATATCCATTTGCAATAGAATACTTCAAAAGAACATTGCGTTTTGCAAGAGTATAGAGATCAAGGGCAGTAaaaattctagatttttttCTCTAAGTCATCTGATGGAAATTTCAGACTCTCAACAGGCAAAGGCATCCATTAGCACTAAACTTTATATCAAGTACCAAACAGTCATTTTGCATAACCAAGCTCCCTATGATGACATAAATCAAGACAAATCTGTGAGAATAATCGAACTTTAAGTTCAAAAGTTTTGGACAATGAGTAGAGGGTTGAACAAGAAACCTTCGGAGATAGTTCATTGTAACGCTCATCACTCTGCTGAGAACCAGTGAACTCTGACCAACATGAAGCACATAAAATTGTTCCAACAGCCATCATCCATAAGAACACCACTGACAAGTCTACAACTGGACGCTTGGGAGCATATAATAAAAGCTCCACTGCAAGAGATGATCTCCAATTAACCACATGTAcaccatgaaaaaaaaacaaactttgtGATTGAAAAATAGGGCCCATCAGATCTATAGAAAAATAGGTCCAAATGTAGAAGAACCCAGATTGAGTATAGACATGGGGtaaatgagatcccacattgagGGGGAGAAGTTCTTGACCTCAATGATTCTAAGGGACTCCATTAGTTGCATTGACTATTCCTTTTGAAGAATAGCTCCAAATGTAGCTTGGTTCTTGGTTACAGTTGGTGTGGTTATTGGTGGTGGGGGCGCAGATTCAATGATTTTGATGTTgctattataaaaaaaggtgAGACGAATTTGATGTTTTCCACTTCTGAGATAACAAACATAGAGAGTAGTAAATTTACATGGAAGGATGCAGCAGTTGTATTGTACATTGGCAGGGGAAGATGGTTAATTTTGATGGCCATAAtccagaaaaaaatgaagattaagACTTTCCTGTATTCCAACCCAACCCACTTAGTCAAGCATGCCTTACACCATGTAAACCAGAAACAGAGGCCAATTATTTCAATAAAGTGCCTTTAAGCAAGACCATTCCAATAATGACAACAGAAAAACTCGTTCCATGTGATGTCAGATATCAATTCTAGAAGAAAGTTCACATCATAAAGATCATTGCTGCTTTACTAAATATACTTTCATGACACTCTTTTGTAATGATGCACATCCTTCCCCATTGTATAGAACAATCAAGAATATGTCATTTCCAAAAGATGAAAACAGAAATAGCACTTCTCCAACATCTTCATCCCGGAGATAATCCCAGACCAGCCAAATTACCCACCACTTCCCTAATTAACTCATGTTCCTGTGAGTCAAGATGTCTTTGCTTCTTTTAAAGGTATTAGCAGTCCATGTAAATAATTGATGCACATGCATAAATAAGTATAGCAAAGtctgaaaaaatgaaaactttagAGACTCACCTTTCTGTCCGTTTGCCAAAGATTTGTTAAGGGCTTCTCCTCCTGACTTTGGGATCATCACAACAGGAATAGATATATTTAAAGTAGTGTCATTATCAGCACAGACCATCTTGTAAAGATCTGAAATGATCATAacacagcaaaaaaaaaattattatagaagaaaacaataaaaaccgATAAATTCATTGACCAAAAGTCCAATTCTCTGCTTCAACATATTATGATATACAGGAACATCTTTTGCATTGcaacaatgagaaaaaaaatgagagagagagagagagaggaaagtgaAGAAAAAGTCTGTAAGTTGTTTGAAACATGTCATCAAATGGCATTTAAAGTCAAATTCAAAGCAACTAAAACCCAGCCCAGCTAATTTTCTTATTTGGCCAACATGAAAGCCATTTTACACATAAAATCGCTCTTAATAATGTTAAGCAACATGATAGCATTAGAACAAGGAAAATGGTAGCACAGTTTGGCTGATTTCACTTTTGAACCAAAGTTGAAGCTTGTTATAGAAAAGGTTAACTTCCCAAGTGTCCCTAATGCTTCAAGCTAAAAAACACGGTTTAcattaaatttataactaacaGTTCA is a window from the Juglans regia cultivar Chandler chromosome 7, Walnut 2.0, whole genome shotgun sequence genome containing:
- the LOC108987332 gene encoding signal peptide peptidase-like 3, yielding MASSSSCPYPRVFAALIFFFLIGFSFVGADDVNHDDDDDAPQSPSCNNPFQLVKVKNWVSGAEGESLDGLNAKFGAVLPSNAEKALRLPAVFANPANCCSNSSSKFSGFIVLSVRGDCDFTKKAEIAESGGAAALVVINDEEDLYKMVCADNDTTLNISIPVVMIPKSGGEALNKSLANGQKVELLLYAPKRPVVDLSVVFLWMMAVGTILCASCWSEFTGSQQSDERYNELSPKESSKAETMFDDLEKEVLDISAKGAIVFVIMASAFLLLLYFFMSSWFVWVLIVLFCIGGVEGMHACIVSLMLRKCRNYGQTIVNLPLVGEVSIVSLVVLLFCMAFAIFWAATRKSSYSWFGQDVLGICLIITVLQIARLPNVKVATVLLCCAFIYDIFWVFISEAIFNESVMIVVARGDNSGGESIPMLLRVPRIFDPWGGYDMIGFGDIIFPGLLISFAFRYDKANKKGMSNGYFLWLMIGYGFGLFLTYLGLCLMDGHGQPALLYLVPCTLGLIGILGLVRGELKQLWNYATEEPPSSPRGLSGEA